The Verrucomicrobiota bacterium DNA window GCAAATGCTTGTTGCAGGTAGAGAGTGTCGCCATCGGGACTGCCTGCGGGGTTGGAGGTGAAGGATGCGGCATCCTCGCCAACGATCACATCGGTGCGGAATCCAGCCTGAAGTTCGTTGTCATCGGTCAGAGGCTTCTCAAGGACGAGCTTCATTTGATTGAGGTTGAAGTCGCCTTCGGCATTGGCATCGCCACCCAGCCAACGGTGGCCCAGCGTGCCGGAGGTGAAGTTGTAGATGTATCCTGCATCGACATATCCGCTGAGGATGATTCCAGGTTGTTGGGTCTCTACATAACTGATCTCCTCGATGACTTCTTCGAGATCTTTGCTATTTGGGGCAGGCGCTCCAGCATTCAGCATGCTAGATAGGGATGACCCTAGCATTGCTGTTACCAATATTTTCTTCATTCTATTCATAGGCTTAGGACTCGTATCTCAATGATCCGTTTTCGGAGAAGAAAGTTTACCAAATAGTCCCTTCTTGGGCGCGTTACCTCCTAGTGCTAGGGCTATAGTTGTTGCATTAGAATCAAGCATACCAATATAGGTGCCTTCATATGTTTCAGGTTCGCCCATTGCATCGGAGAAGAGTGTGCCTCCAACACTCACTGTATGACTTTTGGATTGAACACCTTCTATGATGGCTCGGATGTTTTTGTCAGCAACGCTTGTTTCAACGAAAATGGATTTGATTTTGTTCTTTGCTATGAACTCCACTAGTTCATTGATATCTGATACTCCTGCTTCTGACTCTGTACTTAGACCTTGAGGTGCTTTTACCTCTATATCGTAGGCTCTTGCAAAATAGCCAAAAGCATCATGAGCCGTTATCAGGAAGCGTTGATCAGCAGGAATACTAGAAATGACCTTTTTGATATAAGCATCGAGTTCATTTAACTGAACTTGGTAGTCTTCTAAATTGTTCTTATAGTAAGCCGAGTTTTTGTTGTCAAATTCACATAGAGCACTGCAAACAACCGCCGTTGCTTGAGACCAGGCACTAACATCCATCCAAAGATGAGGATCAGGATATTCTCCAACTCCACCAGGATGTAGCAGATAACTTTCCGGTATTTCTTCTGTGACTGCATGGACTGGGATTCCTTTTCGAGCCATTTTTACAAATGCATCGGTCATGCGACCTTCCAACATAAGTCCAGCATAAAAGATTATGTCAGCCTGTAATAATTTATTCATATCATCGCGTGTAGGCTTATAAAGATGAGGATCAACACCTTCACCCATTAGAGCCATCACCTGAGCTTTATCACCCGCAACCTTAGTAACAATATCTGTGACCATGCCGCATGTTGTAACAATCGTGTAGGGGTATTTTATATTCTCTTGTGCTTCTGTAGGAATAGCCTTTGCGTTAAGGGCAAAAGTGATCAAAGTCGAGCTCAGAAGGAGTAATAGAATTGTCTTTAGTCGTGTTTTCATTATGTATGCCTTTCTTCAAATAATGGTGCATTGCTTTAGTTTTAAATAATAGTTATTTTGATCTATAATTATTTTGTAAAGCAATATTAGTTAGTGTCAACTAACTAATTAAAATTACAGTCCGGACTTTTTGCAATAGAGATAAAATCGTATACCTCGAGCCATAGTTCTTCTAGAAATTTGTTTTCATGATGATTTTAGTTGGCTTGATGCTTTTTCACTTCACAAAGTGCAGAGCTGCAAAAGACAATTATGAAGCATTTTACAAAAAGCCAAGTCCTTGTTTAGGATCCGAGAGGGAGAGGCGAGACTTTATATTATGCGGTTATCTCTAATCGATAATTCTAAGCGTTCGGAGGAAACCTCTTTCAAACCAACAATTTTCTGAAGGCTCTAAAGGCAAAAGTTGTTCATGAAATTACAACCGGTTATGCTCAGGTAACAATTTTTCATCGACAAGAGAATCTATCAGCTACACCGTA harbors:
- a CDS encoding outer membrane beta-barrel protein, producing the protein MNRMKKILVTAMLGSSLSSMLNAGAPAPNSKDLEEVIEEISYVETQQPGIILSGYVDAGYIYNFTSGTLGHRWLGGDANAEGDFNLNQMKLVLEKPLTDDNELQAGFRTDVIVGEDAASFTSNPAGSPDGDTLYLQQAFA
- a CDS encoding zinc ABC transporter substrate-binding protein, whose protein sequence is MKTRLKTILLLLLSSTLITFALNAKAIPTEAQENIKYPYTIVTTCGMVTDIVTKVAGDKAQVMALMGEGVDPHLYKPTRDDMNKLLQADIIFYAGLMLEGRMTDAFVKMARKGIPVHAVTEEIPESYLLHPGGVGEYPDPHLWMDVSAWSQATAVVCSALCEFDNKNSAYYKNNLEDYQVQLNELDAYIKKVISSIPADQRFLITAHDAFGYFARAYDIEVKAPQGLSTESEAGVSDINELVEFIAKNKIKSIFVETSVADKNIRAIIEGVQSKSHTVSVGGTLFSDAMGEPETYEGTYIGMLDSNATTIALALGGNAPKKGLFGKLSSPKTDH